The Thunnus maccoyii chromosome 12, fThuMac1.1, whole genome shotgun sequence genomic interval GTCACTCAGGGacatggaggagaggagaggaaagggtgGTGCACCTGCTTAGGACTCAGTAGATTTACATAGGTGTCACTTAGCTCTGACTCAagaaattttttttatatttttacatggTGACCGTGTGCTCATTTTGTCCGATCTTTTTGAGTCTGCTCCACTTGTGCAGATGGTACACGTGTGTCCTGTGCAATGTGTACACGCATGCCTGAGATAATCATCTGTGATATTACTTTACAAATTGAAAGGGAAGAGGTAAGCTATAAATAAATACGTGGTATCATAATACTCTGTCTgaccccccaacacacacactcacacacacacacacacacacacacacacacacacacacacacacacacacacacacacatacacacacacacacacgtcacgCCCCTCTTTTCAGTAGCGAGACATGCAAGCTTACAGTATTAAAGATTTAGTCTAAGGGGAAGGGTTGAAAGGTGCACCATTtgtatgaatgtgtgagtgtgtggtgttGCTGATGGAGTGGAGTAAGctgtaatacagtatatcagtaaTGTGTGGTGTCAGTGATTATGGAGAATCAAGCTGAGCTGTTGCTCACTGTAACTgtaaacattttagaaaatgagtCACAGGCAAGTGGGTTTCATTTCCACATCATGAGGTGACATTAGGTCTTCCATAACAGTTTctatataaacatttacaccACAAAAGAATTCATCACAGGTGAATTTATTAATAGATTAGGAAGtatttcattcagttcagttcgGACAGAGTATCTCACCAATGCATACTTTTGATTTACTCAAACTGCTTACAGCCTGAATGTGCTTTTACATCAATCAGCTACTGCATCTCTGTGTTATTCACATTTAAATCTACTCTGAATCACGTAGAGCAGAAAGCgcctgctctgctgctctctaGGGCCTGACAATTTAAAGGATGTCATTCTTTTGGCCACATCCCAATTAGAGAggtcacagcaggtgttttaACTTTGATGATGACGGGAAACAcgtgctgtgacatcactgattgaAGTGTGGCCAGAGGTATGACCTATACCCTTTTCAACagacattaatgatggctgcagTACATTTAGGTGAACCAGTTCTAGGGCTCTGTTATTGtgcatgctcactcactgacacGGCTCACGGGGAAAATTAATAGGACGGAGCCAtcgttaatattattatttacagctgtGCTTTTGACAAGTTAAATGTCTGCTGAGAAAAGGGCCCATTGAGGGAAGAGCAGCAAAAGTTTTCTGCTATAGGCATTTTTCACAGCGGACATTTTGGCATGTCAcagaaggaaaagcacaggtgtaaatagtaaaattaataatgactgaattccatttagctgcttcggtttcagggtcctggtgatgtacatgctggctcactgtcaaaTTACCATGACTTACTGAGACATTTGATAAGagcagagccatcgttaatgttattagtaacacctgtgcttttcctactacgACGagccaaaatgtctgctgtgaaaaaaggtcTATTCCTTGTGGATCTATCCTTCAATGTACAGAACACTGAGGCTGCAGGGAATATCACATTCATAGTATTACTCACTTTTTTCCAGGTTTAACAAACGACACACATACTTACTGATTATTGTGCTCTCAGTAAGTCATGACTTCCTATTACATCTATCTAGAAAATTCAGGTCTGCTTTCATTCTCATCTTCCATTAACTGCCATAAACATGAATTTCTGCATTCAATGTTATTCTGCTGTACAAATGATTTAATGGAAATAGCTAAGGTAGTAAATGGGAGGATAGAGGTAAAGTGTAGGTAAGGTGACTTATAAACAgtaaattataatattttaaaaatttccTTCAATTCCTCGATACATTTTTGAATCGCTTTTCCTCAAGTGTTCTCTGGAAGGCCTCACTGAACAAACTCGTTTAGTCCAACGTACTGTGACaaattttttcttcaaaaatggAAATGGCCCTTTATTCCTTGGAGGTCAGTTCTTTGTCATCCTATGAATTAATAAAGTAATTCATGCTTTTGCAACCATGAATCTGTTTACATTGGTAAAATGTGTATTATACAATTGGTGGAGAGCCTAATGGTTTGTCCAAATGAGGGAACTTTCAATTTAGTTCAATCATGTCTGCAGCAGTTACCGCTCGGTAGATGACGCTCTGTACTCACCAGTAGATCTACACTGTCACCTAACTCCCAAACGAGCTTTGCTGTGGCTTTGAGCCATTCCAAATAAATGCTGAAATGGGAACTTTAATAAAATTTTAAAGGTCTACTGAAAATTGATAGGCCTATATTAGGGTTTACTTTACATTAATTAGCTTTACAGACTAGGCCTACCTAGTCAATTTGTCTGTATTTTAGGTACTTTTTATGTGTAGTTTAGTCTATCTTTAACTATGCCTATTTTgaatacatgtatttttaatacatgCATGTTACATTGTTATAATGAAAGGGAATAAAGTTTGTGAGCATGTCCATCTTACATAACAGCTCTGACAATGGCACATGTAATATATTGGACCGAGGCCaatttttttcctaggatggcgaaatcatgacccgccctactctgcctctgattggctagcaCTCGTTGCTTTCGTTGGTTAGATTGGTTAGGTTTATGCATGAAGTACGAtattggttagggttagagtagGAGTATTAGgataagccaatcagaggcagagtagggcgggtcatgtCTTCGCCATCCTAGGCAAAAATATATCGCGGACCGGAGGGGGGCGGGGTTATACTGTTGCTTCCCTGTGGGCGGTGCTAAAAGGCTGCATCTTTTCATAACATATCGCCATGTATTGTATTATGTATTGAGTGAAATCAGGAGGTGCTGAGTGTTGAAACCCACTGTTGAAACAAACTACAATACGACCTGTGGATACATAAACGGAGTCTAAGGTAAGACTTCTCAATGTTAGCCTAAACTAGCTGCTCGGACTACATATCGGCCGGATATCAGCCTAACTTACAATGTTTAAAAGTAGCTAAGTGCCACTACTGTACGCGTAATTGGAGGGTCATTAACGTtattgaaactgaaactgtcaCATTCACTACTCGTCAGATTAATGCTCGACGGAAACACCAACCTGCTAACATGTTTCATCTCTACAGTCTTTGTTCCTCTAAGCTTTCAGCCTTTAAGCTCTCTGGTTGTTACTCTATTTAAGGAAAAGCAATAGAGTGCAGATAAAACAAGCTGCCTCCACAGTCAGTTACTAATGAGGAATTATATGACCAATTTATATTAACTAGGTCGGCTGTCATTCCAGCCAGTGAACTGTAAACATGACAATAACCATTAAGTCTCATCCTCAACGATAACTACCTTCTAAAATCCAATAATACTGTTTTACAGATGGCTGCAGCTCTGGCCAACAGAGCGATAGGAGCCATTGTAGGATCAGCAGTTGCAGATGCAGCAGGTAATGATAAGAAAAGTTTGTCTGTAGGGTTATGTTGCACATTGTTTAGCCAGTAGTAAACACTGAGATGGAAATGAGTTTCCTTGACCCACTTCttgtttataataaatataaagctatAAAGGTGTAATTTTTTACAAGGGTAACTTCTACAAGGTTCTACCTATCTGCTATTATCTGAGTCTTTACCTGTAAAGACAACTTTTACTACAAatcatgtttaattttaataatctgtcattttaattaCAAAGCTAGAAGATCTCTTAAGTCCTGATCAGATTTAATATGACCTGATGACTCGCCCCCAACAGCGCAGCCCCTTCACTGGGTGTATGACCTCCAGAAGCTGCAGGGGATTCTGGCTCAGGATCCAAACCCTGAATTTCGCACAGAGTCGGCCAACCCGTTCTACAGGAGGCAGACGGGCCAGCAGAGCTGCTACGGAGACCAGGCATATGTCTTGCTGGAGTCCTTGTCCGAATGTGGAGGTaggcatttacatttacaactcATGAAACTGTTCAGTGTGTTAGTTAAGACAAACACCCATGTGCAAACCCAGCGTGCCATTTGATAAAACAGTGGTTGTTGATTGTGGTTTCCATCATAATTGACACTATAATTAGACACGTGACACTTACAGACGGCTCTGTAGCCATGTGATGAGCTCTACATCTGCTGTGGACATGTAGCCCACACATCCTCACTTCACCTGAGTTATCCAACAATTACACCTGCAAGAGAACAATTAAAAGAATGGATTACTAAacaattcataaaaaaatatgtgtggaaaatcatatttttattgcagACTTTTCTACCCAAGCTTTTAACTTGGTATGTAAGTGTCTCCTGTGGCACAGTATGAACttattattgttacttcacCATATCATGTCAGGTTTAGGCTGCTTCTTACTGTCTCTGATGGAAATATAAGATGATGCGTTATATCTCATCTAATACTTTCCTTTCATATGTAAATGTCTCTATtagttataaaatatttttatggcCATGTGACTTTCCAGGTTAAGTTTGTCGTTGTCTAAGCTGTTTGGTCTATTTGCCCAGGTCTAAATGTTGATGATCTGAAGCAGCGCACACTGAAATTCTTTGGGCCTGGATCAGAGTATGATACACCTATCAATGATccttacagagagagaggaggtaaGAAAACTATCCGGTAGAAGTGGATAAAggtcttttatgtttttgacgAGGAACAGCTGACAGgtcttttctgtgtgtgctaGGGCCCAGACCTCAGCTGCCTATTGAGGGACCATGGAGACATGGGAGTTTGAAGAACTTCCTGAAGAACGTGGACGCAGGCAAAGAGGAGACAGGTGAAGCTCTGCTGTTCAATCCCAGTTATGATAACTATGATGTTATCAAGAGAAACAAAACTAACTAATGTGTCTTGGTTTCTACAGGCTGTGAGAATGACTGTCAGATTGATGGAATAACCAAACTGGCTCCAGTAGTGGCTTTTTACGCAGGAAAGCCAGACATGCTGGAGAAGGTTGAGCAGGCTGTCCGTGTCACCCAGAACAATGATGCGTGTGTGGCAGAGACTCTGGCAGCTGCAAGGTCAGTACATCAGACCACTCAAACTTTAGTATTTCCACTTACTGTTACTGATGACAGTATCACTGAATCTGAGAGTTGAACTATTAAATGAGAAGAAAATCATGATTCTTTTAATTGCAAGGCACACCGGCTGTTTTAATTCTGACAGTTTCGATAGTTTTCATTGATTTTGTAGCATCCTCTCCATCTCCACTCACTTCCTGTCACCTCTCTACTGtctaatttattcattaaactTTTTGTAGAGAAAGAAACCCAGCATGAATTCTATTTGGGTGccaaactgaaattgaattaaaataatAGATTGTACATGGAATTATTTCTCCCAGGTTCCTGGAGCATTTCATCCTGAATGGTTCTGATCCAAAAGCCTTGGACACAGTGCTCCATCAGCTTAATGACCCGAACAGAAAGCAGCCACAGGATCTGGACAAAGCGGTCATTGGTATGTGAAGCCTGCAGCATTGTTGCTTCACTACAGCAAAGTCACGAGGCTGAATCATGGGATTAAAGGGTCTATTTAGTCTTCCTCTTTTTGTGCCAGAAATGGTTTCTAATTAAGAGTTAAAGATACCAAATAGTTACTATGTTTGTAATAATCTGAGCAGAATTTTCAATGTGAggataaatgaacaaaaagatgttttataaGACTTTTCATCTATATGATTGACTGATCAGTGGATCAAATTCTTTTCTGATTTCAGGGCACATTCTTCAGGTGAAGGAGAATTTATCCAAGACTCCCAAAGAGCTAATCCCCACCGTGTTTCCAAACACATGAGGTATCTTTTCAAAACTCCCAGTAACCTCTATCTTCTCTGTGTCGCTCTTTTAATAAGCAAAGAACAGTAACAGGTAGTTTTCAATGACTCAACAAATTATGTGACGTTAAGTTAAAATGCCTACGTGTCGTTCACTTCCGGTGTTTATGTTCTTTCAGGTTTGCCAGGTGCGTTCCAAGCAGCGCTGCACGGAGTCCTGACAGCCAAGCAGTACGAGCAGGCTGTCAGAGACACCATGAGCTGTGGGGGATGCACCTGTAGCAGAGGATCCTTCATCGGGGCCTGTCTTGGTGCTCAGGTACGACTGTCTGTCAATCCTTCATTCATTAAACACTTATTCAGTAAGTCAGGAACTTCATGTAAATGGTGCTCTTTTGTTCAACCATGATAGCTCTCACTACTCATGATAGTGTATCTACCCAGCTGTCCATTTATTCTGAATAATCATTGTTTTGTATGTCTGATGAttcataaaatgtttcattttaattccCCCAGATTGGATTTGAGGGAATTCCATCTTCCTGGGCATCCAAGACACTGCGATATGACTCAGTGTTGGAGCACGCCAAGAAGATAACTAAACACCACCAGTAGTTATTCTTTCTCTGGCAGTCTAATGAGTTTAACCATCTAAGGTGGTTCAGAACATCATGAACAACTGTTGAGCTTCGACAGAACAGTGAATGAAGGTTTTTGTCTAAACTGTTGGACGGCAGGAGCcagatgtttttgtctctgttaaAGTGAAACATGTTGGTTCAGATGTTctgtacatgtgtttttttgcatttaagtaattctcaaaaaaaatccttttgtcTGATATTTAGATGAACTGAACTATGATGCACTGATGGATCAACTGATTTTTCTAACTTGGAGTTACATGTTACTCAATTAACACTTAATAAACAAAGGACAGAAGTGCCAAATTAGATTCACTCCTGTTACTGCAAATATTTCGTTTTTGATAAAATAGTATACAATGCTACATTTGAAATCACATCCCTTCAGCTTCAGGAAGTTGACAAGAGCCATACAAAGGGTTAGTGAACAAGAGAAGACTTGTCATGTGCACTaagtaatttcctttttttctcatgaGTCTGTCTTCTCTTCCTTTTAGAATCAAATAGGAAATATCACATCCAACTATGTTCTCTCTTCCAAAAAGTATCTctgattttacacagaaatGTTCACTAGAACATTACCTCTATATGACCTCAATAATGGTCAAATACTGCATGAACGGTAGGATGTTGTAGTTTCCACCTTTGTGACCAAGGCCAGATTAACCACCAAATTTGAGCTGTGGATGGCTATTGACCACTTTGCATTAGGTATTGAATAGCTCCTGTTGCCTTTAAGCACAATTACACTGCAAACACCACACTACACGTCAGTGCCATTACATTTAATATTGAGCCCTAGAGACCAACAGGTATTACTGATATAATAAAGGTAGAAACCAGCGGTACTAAATATAAAggttaatatattttaaaaaatgaagaacCTGCCTTAAGTCCCCTGTCATTTGTATATTAGTGgtgcatatttacatatttgcagCCAAACAGAGTAACTGCTATCGACTCCTGAGTTATTAGTCATGGATCAAAGAATTTCCACAACTACACTGGTACAGAAGTCAGACATGTAATCTCTTTGCATTATAAATTGGACttctaaaatattttcattaatttctcaTTGTTGTATAGACTGATTAACTGgaattttaacatttgtacTGATGGTGGTGGGCAAAGATTGATGCAGGGAAAGCAGTCATTGTATACACGGTACTTTATCCCTGTCAGGACTGGTGGTATAGGCTTCTGCtcatttaagtattttttggGAAAAATTAacattgtaaaagaaaaatgtgataagAGACCTAACAGACTCAAGGGCATTATTTCTCCATCACATAAGTACTGTACTGCCTGCTGTTTTCAATTGAATAAAAAGTCACAGAGCTGGGAATATTTGTGATAAACACTGTAAGATCAAATCATCGTCATATATGACACAACGTTGAATTTaatctgtgaaaaaatgtactTCAAACACTTAATACTAATATGGGTTGTGGTTGTGTAGTTTTGTGGATTGCAGGTAATCACACGACTTATTTTTTCAGTGTCTGTACTCCAGGATATCTTGGACTGACTTTTTGGCACTTTGTACTATTGTGAggctgaaatatatttttgttttaccacaaaagctgaataaaagcatttttattttcatttccattGTTTATCTTACATGGAAAACGATTCAGAAAGCAAAATACTCAAATTCCAAGCCATTAAAAATATTATAGATTTAAATGTCACAGCAAATCTGTGTTAAATTAATGGtgtaaaaaatcaaacataagTCATAGAAATGCAGTTGAGCATAAGACTGTGATGTGTAACCCATCCCTGACACTGTGATGATTGTGTTGTCATTTTCACTTCACTACAAACTCGAAAATCGAAATTGTCCCATCGCCGCCACCGTAGGTTTTTCTGATGACAGAGTTGGTTAGCATCAGGACGTCAAACATGGCCGGTAAAGGGGGAAAACAGAGTCGCTCAGGCTCTGGCCTCCCAGGTAGAAAAGGTGCAGGtgagcaggaagaagaagagcagccGCTGCAGGCTGTTTTAGTCGCTGACAGCTTCAACCGGAGGTTTTTCCCGGTGACTAAAGACCAGCCGCGGGTAAGCAGCGAGCTAAGCTAACTGGAAAGCTAACAGTGGCTAACATGTCCATGCTGTAAACAGTGACAGGGCTGCAGTGACACTGACGAAACCACGTTAACACATTTAAACCTGCAACATTCATATAGgatgacattttttcatttgtacagCGACATATAAAGCAGACAGCTAAATCCTGACAGTCTCTCTGTGATTTCGGGTTTCTCCAACTACTCTTTGACTCTTCAAACAACAAGCCCTCATGTCTGGTATAATCATAGCAAAGAGGGTTATACTGAGGGAGTGGAAATCAGTTTCTGCTTTAAAATGGCTAAATTACATAGTTTCTTGTCTATACCTTGAAGAAATTCAAAATATTCTGTCCAATACTTACCCTAAGTTAATT includes:
- the LOC121908606 gene encoding crystallin J1A-like, with translation MAAALANRAIGAIVGSAVADAAAQPLHWVYDLQKLQGILAQDPNPEFRTESANPFYRRQTGQQSCYGDQAYVLLESLSECGGLNVDDLKQRTLKFFGPGSEYDTPINDPYRERGGPRPQLPIEGPWRHGSLKNFLKNVDAGKEETGCENDCQIDGITKLAPVVAFYAGKPDMLEKVEQAVRVTQNNDACVAETLAAARFLEHFILNGSDPKALDTVLHQLNDPNRKQPQDLDKAVIGHILQVKENLSKTPKELIPTVFPNTUGLPGAFQAALHGVLTAKQYEQAVRDTMSCGGCTCSRGSFIGACLGAQIGFEGIPSSWASKTLRYDSVLEHAKKITKHHQ